In Deltaproteobacteria bacterium, a single window of DNA contains:
- a CDS encoding glycosyltransferase has product MLSVGVLVDLKWGPEAGGQVKCWERFAEAAEAFRNEIDLTVHFQGDGPKAYMLSENVRFVVLPPALSTSRFRSMDGVADHTDLAPFHPRLLPYLKQYDVIHTTDAFFAMAKTALIARRLHGIPLVTSIHTDTPKYTKIYSAHIIRNITQNGALGRLLLDRFHLDDVFSSFMSRKLERFAKRCRWIFVSKDEDLRHMARLFPGKGVSFLRRGIDTKRFHPRLRDRHRLQEAFGIAEDRFVVIFAGRVDQGKNVMTLARAARLLLDQDEHIHVLFVGEGAQKSAIGRLLGDSVTLPGVVHHSTLGWLYASSDALAFPSRIEVCPNVVLEARASGLPVLVPAEGGAAQLVKNNGQDGVLVPLDLPQTWAAEIRNLIHDRDRSKRMGEAARKIMKSQWPTWKEVFEKDLAPVWRRVASFFGKPPRGYGRRP; this is encoded by the coding sequence ATGCTTTCCGTCGGAGTTTTGGTCGATCTCAAGTGGGGCCCCGAGGCCGGAGGCCAGGTGAAATGCTGGGAACGGTTCGCGGAAGCCGCCGAAGCTTTTCGGAACGAAATCGATCTTACCGTCCATTTTCAGGGCGACGGGCCCAAGGCCTACATGCTCTCCGAAAATGTGCGCTTTGTGGTCCTCCCGCCTGCTCTGAGCACGTCCCGATTCCGGTCCATGGACGGGGTTGCGGATCATACGGACCTGGCGCCTTTCCATCCGAGGTTGCTTCCGTACTTGAAACAGTATGACGTCATCCATACGACCGACGCGTTTTTCGCCATGGCCAAGACGGCTCTTATCGCGCGCCGTCTGCACGGCATCCCTCTGGTCACTTCCATACACACGGACACCCCGAAATACACCAAAATATATTCGGCTCATATCATACGCAACATCACACAAAACGGGGCCCTCGGTCGCCTGCTGCTGGACCGGTTTCACCTGGACGATGTTTTTTCGTCCTTTATGAGCCGGAAGTTGGAACGGTTCGCCAAGCGCTGCCGTTGGATCTTCGTGTCCAAGGACGAAGACCTGAGACACATGGCCCGGCTCTTTCCGGGCAAGGGCGTTTCCTTCCTTCGCAGGGGCATTGACACCAAACGGTTCCACCCCCGTCTCCGTGACAGGCATCGGTTGCAGGAGGCCTTTGGTATCGCGGAAGACCGTTTTGTCGTGATTTTCGCGGGGAGGGTGGACCAGGGTAAAAACGTCATGACCCTGGCCCGAGCGGCGCGCCTGCTCCTGGATCAGGACGAACACATACACGTCCTGTTCGTGGGCGAAGGCGCTCAGAAAAGCGCGATCGGACGCTTACTCGGCGACTCGGTCACCCTGCCCGGCGTGGTGCACCATTCAACCCTCGGGTGGCTCTACGCCAGCTCGGACGCCCTGGCGTTTCCGTCGCGCATCGAGGTGTGTCCCAACGTGGTTCTGGAAGCCAGGGCATCCGGCCTGCCGGTGCTGGTCCCTGCCGAAGGAGGCGCGGCGCAGCTCGTGAAAAACAATGGACAGGACGGCGTGTTGGTTCCCTTGGACCTTCCCCAAACCTGGGCCGCGGAAATCCGGAACCTGATCCACGATCGGGACCGTAGCAAACGCATGGGTGAAGCGGCGCGC